The Mucilaginibacter rubeus genomic interval CCTCTTACGGCACACTGCGTACGCTGGCCGGAACTTTGGGTTTTAGCGAAGCACAAAGCCTGCTGGATGAGACCTTAGCCGAAGAAAAAAATGCCGATTCCCTGTTGACCCAAGTAGCCGAAAATTACGTGAACCAAGCCGCCGCCGCAGAAGTAGAATAATCATCCGCAAAATTGTGATTAACAAGGGGATGCCGGAAGGTATCCCTTTTTTATGGCCCGATTTTTTAAGTGAATTTTTATAGGAATGCAAACTATGCAGCGCCGCAAAAGATAACAGTGCGTATAAAAGACCAGTTCATGGGTCTTAAGTCAGATGACCTTGAGTGCACATTTGACATTAATACCGGATGGACTCCAACCATACCCGCCACCTTTCGGGCTTTGGAACCGGCACTTCCTACGCTATAAGATTATTTAGCGGCATGGCAGATAAGTCTGGGCAGGAAGTCAGAGCTGGATCGGCTGAATGTTTCATTTAAGCTTTCCTCTTGAGCATGGATTTACCGTAATAACCGTTTGCCAGGGTAAAGACAACAGCTTATTTACCTTATGAAGGTATAACAATTATAAGAAAACAGCCCTGCTAAACAGTTGAGAGATCGCTCAAACCATTTATCAGCTGTCCTCGTACGTTCAGAGAAAACAAACGATTTGTTGATTGGTTCAAACTTGTTCACCATAGTAAATTTAGAGCAACAGGCATCTTGAAAAGACCAATGTAATGAAACTTTGAAACCAAAAACGAAATATATTTATAACCTACGACAATAATTGTTATAGCCTGCATGATTGCAGGCTAATTCTGCAACTGTGAACCGATAATATTAGTCGGGGGTTTGCATTTTTATTTTCTCGATAGTAGCCAGGTGCATCTTCAGCATTGGTAAGGCCTTATCTATAAGCACCTTCATTTCCGGATATTTTACCTTATGACGTGCGTTTTCAAAGGTAGCGATATCCTTTCTATGATCATCCACCATTGCATTAATATAGGCTTTGTCAAATTCATTAGCGGGTATCGAGGCAAGCTTAGATTTTAGTTCGGCTTCTTCTTTGCCAACGGAGTCCTGTAAGACGATACGTTTGCTTTTAGCCAGTTCTTTTAATTCCAAATTGGCCTTTGAATGATCATCGATCATCATCTTTCCAAAATCCTTTACTGCTTTAGAAGTGCCTTTTTCCTGCGCAAGTTTGCCCAATTCAACTTCGGCCATCCCTCCGTTTGCCGCTTCTACCGCAAATTTGGCGTCGGGAGCACTTATCGCCCAGTCGCCCGTGCCTGTTTGTTTGTTATGGATCGAGTCTTGATGAGTATTTGTACTATCAGCTTTTTCTTTACTGTCTTTGTTCGAATTGCATCCGCTAATCACAATATTTGCAGATGCTAATAATATAATAATTAGCTTTTTCATAATCATTTAGTGAATTTAGTTTTCGACTATCCTTCCCTTAAGGTCCTTTTTAAAGATTATTAATGATTGCTTTTGGAAGAGCTGCCGCTTGGATCTGCATTACCGTTACCATTAGTATCGCCTTTCAACGTATCTTTCCTGGCAGCCTTTCGCTGATCATTGATCGTATTGGTATCAGGCTGTACCCCGCTCCCTGCTTTGAAAGTTGCAGTAGTGTCTGTAGAACCGTTCAGTTTTTTGTTACGATCATTCGGATTACAGGCTGTCAAAGCAAAAGCACTCATTGCAAAAAATGCAATCAATTTTAAAGCTTTCATAGATTTGATAAATTAATTATTCAGTTAAACTTCTTACAATTCCGCTACCTATAAATTGAAAATTTACCTCCCAAAGGAAACGGCGTGCCTATTACAAGAAAAAGAAAACTCACCGCGTTTGCCGACATGAGACATTTGCCGTACACTATTATTCGCAAACATTACCTCTTGACGCTATCCATTTTAGAGGTATCCGCTTTTTTTGTTTTAGTACCACCGGAAGGACTGTTATCGATTGTCGATGCATCGCCGGTAACGCTGGTCGTTTTTGAAGTATCTAAATTTGACGGCGCATCGTGTTTGGCTTGTGCGGTGTCTTCCCCTGATCTGGCAGAATGATCACCATTGCAAGCCATGATGAGGCTTACTGAAAGCACGAATAAGCCGGTAAAAATGTTCTTTCTCATATTCGATCTTAATTAATTATTTCTGAGTGGTAGTTTTTGTTTCTCGTTTTACAGGAGGTCCAGGCTCTCCGTTTTCGTTGTCAGGTGTTACCGTTGAGACTCTTGGTGCTTCCGGCTTTTTTTGTTCACCAGCTAAACGGCCTTTGCTTGTTTCCGTATTGACTTTTGATTTCATAGTTTTGAATTAAATAATCAGTTGAATACTTCTTTTTACTTTTAATTAATAAAAATTCGGACGGAAAGTTTTTGAAAATTAAAATGAGAAAGATTTTTACAAAGTTTTAAATAGACAACAGATTCATTTAAAATGGAATATGAATATTTACTTTTTGAATAATATCGAAAATAATCCCAAATTAAAATTGAATTTTAATTTATATGTTTGATTTTAAAGAAACAATTATTAACTTCGCTTCTATAGTTGTAATCAGTCTTTGAATCTAAAGCGAATGGACAACCTAATTTGAAAGCACATGAAAAAGAGAATTGTTGTAGTCGACGACGATGACGATATCCTTCAAATAATACGCTATATACTGGAAGAAAAAGGCTACTTGGTTGATGCAGTCACCGATATACTTTCATTTAATAAATTAGGCAACGTCAAGCCTGACTTGATCCTGCTTGACGACTGGCTTAGCGATGGATATGGGCACCTGCTTTGCAGGGCATTAAAGCAGAACCGTCAGACTAAAACAATCCCGGTGGTACTGATTTCTGCAAAAAATGACATCGAATGCATTGCTGAAAAAAGCCATGCAGATGATTATATCCCTAAACCGTTCGATCTCGACTTCTTTATGGATAAAGTCCAGTCTTGGCTATCACCACATCAAAACGCCCTACGGCCTGACTAAGTTGAGACTACTCAAATATTTAATGAAGTAATACGGAAAGTTTGTACTTTAATCAACTGCCGCAAGCCGCTGCGATTAGCTTCCGCGTTCCTACAACTATGCCTGTAATTCTTGAATAGCGAGACATACATTTTTCCCGAAATTTAATATTTGAAAACTTTTTTTATTGGAGCAGGTTTACAATATGGTAAATTTTGAAGCAGGAATAAATGGATATGGCACATATACAAAGGTTGTTGTCCGAAATCGCGGAAAATCGCAGACGGTATGCAGAAATTTCAAAGAACTGCAACGTTCCCTTTTTTTGTTTAAGACAGGCTTGAGCAATGTAAACGGAAAGATCAAATCCACTGCCGAAAGCTATGTCGCTCTTATTCAATCGGAAAAATTGGAACGAACGCAGGAAACCACCGTTGATCTGATCCTCCGCCGGGCTTCCTGATACTCCTATCTGGTGTGAGCGTGAGATTGTTTCCTCAAAGGAAAATAGATATTTTCGCACTTAATCTGCTATTCCCTGAAATCAGTTTGCCGATACT includes:
- a CDS encoding PleD family two-component system response regulator; the protein is MKKRIVVVDDDDDILQIIRYILEEKGYLVDAVTDILSFNKLGNVKPDLILLDDWLSDGYGHLLCRALKQNRQTKTIPVVLISAKNDIECIAEKSHADDYIPKPFDLDFFMDKVQSWLSPHQNALRPD
- a CDS encoding DUF4142 domain-containing protein, which codes for MKKLIIILLASANIVISGCNSNKDSKEKADSTNTHQDSIHNKQTGTGDWAISAPDAKFAVEAANGGMAEVELGKLAQEKGTSKAVKDFGKMMIDDHSKANLELKELAKSKRIVLQDSVGKEEAELKSKLASIPANEFDKAYINAMVDDHRKDIATFENARHKVKYPEMKVLIDKALPMLKMHLATIEKIKMQTPD